In Paenibacillus durus, the DNA window TAGCCGTCAGCTTCACCTCTTCCCCGTTCTTCAGCGCCAAGAAATTATCGAAATCCACCATCAGCCCGCCCAGGGTAATGCTGTGATTCGGATTGGCTGTCTCTTCGAACGGGCCACGGCCTGAGGCATATTCCGCCCGGCGGATAGCCGCCTTCACCCGTGCCGCAAGCTCAATCATGGAGAATGGCTTACTGATATAATCATCCGCTCCAAATCCGAGTCCCAGCGCCTTATCGACATCGGTATCTTTTGCGGACACAATCATCACGGGTACCAAACTTAATTTACGAATGCTCTGAAGAATATCCACTCCACTCCGATTCGGCAGCATCAGGTCAAGTAGCACAAGATCAAAGGGACCTTTACCGCGAAAAACATGCTCAGCCGCCTCTCCGTCGAAGGCGCTCTCTACCTGATAGCCCTCTTTCACTAAATACGAGCGAACCATCTCACTGATGGCTTCGTCATCCTCAACCAACAATACACGATGCTGCAACAAGATTCCCTCCCCATTAATTGCACCCCGGCTGGCTAACAGGTTTTAGTAGACCCGCTCACACCCAGCCTTACCAAAAAAGTTTCTTTCAGCATATTCGTTCACATAGTATTAACTTACCAGAATTATTAAGATACGGGAACGCTAGGCGTTGTTAATTCATAACAAAAAAACCTCCCGCCTATACAAGGCAGAAGGTTAATTTCATCACATTTATTAGCTTTGGCTTTAGTGGCGGAGAGAGTGGGATTCGAACCCACGCACGCTTTGACACGCCTAGCTGATTTCGAGTCAGCCCCCTTGGGCCTCTTGGGTACCTCTCCGCAGCAAGATTTATTGTATCATCCAACCAGGGTAATTGCAAGCTTAATTATTATCCACTTTTTTCTCAGCCGATCTAAGCACTTTTTTTAAATTCTTCTCAAATTTAGCGCGGGGAATCAGTACACTGTGCTGGCAGCCTGTACACTTAATTCGGATATCCATCCCCATGCGGATGACTTCCATTTCATTCGTTCCGCATGGATGCGGCTTCTTCATCTGCACGATATCACCCAGTTGAAAGTTTTTACGTTCCATCAGGCTTCCCCCCTTTTTCTTTGGCTTCCCCAGCCGCCTGTTCCAGCAATCCCGTTCTTGCCGCCTTGCGCGCGGTTTGCTGCTCCGAAGTTGGCACAGACAGTTCCTCGTCAGCTAACACCTTAGCTCCTGACTGCGTTTCTGATTCGGGGTGAGCCTTGGCTTCCGCCTCCGCCTGTTCTTGTCGAGCCCGCTCCGCAGCCTTCAGCGCCTGCTGTTCAAGCGCTTTTTTAATATCGCTCTGAATCTGACGCTGTGCGGCTTCTCTTTTATTCGGCAGCGTATTGGCGGTTACGCGAACCACATACTCGGAAGTGCTCATCGATTGAATTCCCAGAACGTTCGGAAATGCCACAACATTATTATTGCGTTCTTCAATGCCTTGAAGCGCCTGACGGATTATACCCATCGTTTCTTCAAGACTCTGTTCGATTTTCACCGGAACATCGACAACAGCCAGGGCGTTAGCCATCGAGTAATTCGTCACGTTCGCTATCGTACCGTTTGGAATGATATACATTTCGCCATTAATACCAAGCAGCTTGGTCGTACGCAATCCGATCATTTCAACAGTGCCTTTGAATCCGCCAGTTGCAATCACATCGCCTACCGCAAATTGATCCTCCAGGATAATGAAAAAGCCGGTAATTACATCTTTCACCAAACTCTGTGCGCCAAAACCAATGGCAAGACCGAGCACGCTTGCACTTGCCAGCAGCGGAGCCAGTTCGAAATGGAACTCCGATAATATAATCAGAATCATGATAAAATTGCAGACAATCGTTACGGTATTCTTCAGCAGCTCGCCAACCGTTGAGAAGCGCCGTGTATTAGCCAGCAACCCTCTGCTGCTCTTTCGTTCCAATGAACGATCAATAACGCCGTATACAACCTTAATGATTATCCGTGTCAGGATGAATATAAAAATAATACGCAGGCCCGCAAACAATACATTGGCCCACATATCGGCATCGGTTACCCAGTTCCATATTTTATCCCTAAACTGAACCGCCTTGTCTACCGCCTGATTCACTGTCCCTTCCGGAGTATCGGCACTCAGCAGCCAGCCCAGCCAGTGACGCATTTCCTCCTCCTCCTCACTCTGAAATTAATCTGTACCCGCCATCATGCTCGTCCCTGCCGTAGATGCCGCGGATTTCAATTGTCTCTTCCTTTATAATCTGTTCAACCTTAGCAAGCTCGCGGCGAAAAAATTGAATCGACATGGCGCAGCCGGCGGTAATATCTTTTGGCGTCGGACAGGTGTCAATCTCAATTTCAGCATATTCCAGCAGCATCTCGGCGCGCAGCGCCTGCTGGGTAGAATCAAACGCTATCAACAGTTCCTCGTTCATTGGTCACACTCCTCATAGGCTTCAGGGCTCATCTCTTCATACTGGAGTATAAAACTGCCCTTCTATCCATATACTAGCTAACATCAAGTAGAAATGTCCTGGAAAGGAAGATTATATGTATTATTCCTCTAATCCAATGCCATTGCAAGAAATGTCTTGTTTAAAAATATCACATACAGACCCTGAAATCTATTCTGCAATCATTCACCGGCTGCTATTCCATTTCTCCCGCGCCCGTGCCGGCGCTCAGATTGTCGTTGTCTGCATCGGCACCGACCGTTCGACCGGAGATGCGCTCGGACCGCTTGTAGGCACAGCCTTGTCCCGCTTTCACAGCCCGCAGTTCTCTCTATATGGAACACTCGACAATCCGGTGCATGCGGTCAATCTGGAGGAGACGCTTAACCTGATTCGTGAGCGCCATGACAACCCCTATATAATCGGCATTGATGCCTGTCTGGGACATTCCACAAGCGTTGGTTCGATTCAGGTCGTTGAGGGTCCTCTGCGCCCCGGAGCGGGTGTAAACAAACAACTGCCGCCGGTAGGCGATATCCATTTAACTGGAATCGTTAACGTCGGCGGCTTTATGGAATATTTCGTATTGCAAAACACACGGCTTAGCCTTGTCATGAAGTTATCGGAGATTATCGCTTCCAGCCTCTTTTCGGCTATGAAGCAGTGGCATGTACACTCTAAATCCGCTGCAGCGCAAGAGTGACCACTTCTTGTTCCTCGGGCGAAAGCGGATATTGCGGTTCGCCTGCATTAAGCGTCTTGGCGTAAATATAGGAGTTGTCGCGATTGTGCAGACTGGTAAGCACCATACCGGTTCGGTGGTCATCGAGAATGGCCAGCGAGAAACTGAGGTCATTTCCACGGTCTCCAAAAGCATTATAGCGTTTCAGAGCAATATGTCCTTTTATGCCCTGTAATTTTAACTGAAGCGCTTCTATCGCTTTCTTCTGCAGCTGCTGGGTTTCTTCCAGCAGGTCGTTCTGAGTTTTCAAATCGACCAACAGGCTTTCCAAATCTTCAATTCCCGTTCCTGACATCATGGCATCATACTTTCGCCGCATGGACCGCAGTTTGCTTCCCTGCGCAAGAATAAGTATAAACATCAAGAGCAAGAGAATTGCAATACCCGGGATAAACCATTGCAGTTGATCGCCTAAAAACTGGTTCATTTCTGACATCGATAAGACCGTCCTTTTTCTTTATCTGCTGCGCCGCCCGCTATAGAGTTCCCTCATTGCATGCAGCATCATACCGACATCTTGTTCTGTCGTATCCACACCTACACTCACTCTTACCGCGCCGCTCTGCAGCGTCCCGGCGGCTTTATGCGCGAGTGGCGTACAATGCATTCCTGCCCGTACGGCAATTCCATACTCCCTGTCAAGACGATGGGCAATTTGTGCCGATTCTTCTCCCTCTATGACAAATGACAGAAGCCCCGTACGCGGAACACCTTCGGCCGGGCCAAGAAATCTCATCCCGGAAATATCTCTCATCCCCTCCATAAGGGATTGAATAAGGTTCCACTCATGCTTGCGTATATTTTCCGTACCCAGTGATTGTACTTTCTGTACTCCTGCAAGCAGTCCCGCAATCCCTACTGTATTCTGCGTCCCCGCTTCATATTTGTCGGGTCTTACATTCGGCTGCTCGCTATTCTCTGATTGACTTCCCGTACCCCCGTGCATAAGCGGCTCCAAATCGAGTTCCGGCGAAATGTACAGCCCCCCTGTTCCCTGCGGTCCAAGAAGACCCTTATGTCCTGGAAAGGCTAGAAGATCGATATTCATTTTGCCTACATCGATATCCAGTGATCCGGCACTTTGGGCGGCATCCACCAAAAACACGGCTCCATACGCTTTGGCCATATTCCCTATTTCACCAATTGGCAGAATACTCCCAAGCAAATTTGAGCTGTGGCTGCAGATGACCATTCTAGTATTGGATTTGAAAGTCTTTTTCAATTCCTGCAGATCAAGCTGTCCTTCCAAGTCGACCTTTAAATAATCAACTTCAACCCCCTTGGTCCTCCGCAAATATTCCAGCGGCCGTCGTACCGAATTATGCTCAGTCATCGTTGAAATGACATGATCTCCCGGGCGAAGTGTTCCTTGAATCGCCATATTAAGCGACATCGTCGTATTATGCGTAAACGCGATATCCTGCGCGTTGGCCACTCCGAACAATTCCGCTAATGCCATTCTCGCACGAACCAGCACCCTTCCGGTTCCCATAGCAAGTGAATAGTTTCCTCTTCCGGCATTGGCCCCAGCATGCTGCAGAGCATCCATCATTGCCTGTACAACCTCCGGAGGTTTCGGCCATGAGGTTGCGGCATGATCTAAATAGACAAACTCATTCAAGTTCTCGCCCCCTTGATTTTTGAACATACCGTTCCTTCGTGCAAAAAACATATCCATCATTATCCTTTACGGATAGATCAGGATATGTTTCCCAGGTAGTATTCATTAATTTCCGAGAAGTTCCAGCAGTCGTTCCAGATCCTGAGCACTGTAATAATTCAATTCGATTTTGCCTTTATCCTTGCCCTGTTTAATTTTCACCGTCGTCTTAAATCGTTCACGTAAAATTTCTTCCACATTATCGATGTATGGGTCGCGTTTAACGACCTTCGTTTTTACCCCGCCGGACGGTTTACGGTCCAGATTTTTTACCGCTTCTTCCAGTTCCCTTACACTCCATTGCTGATCCACACATTGCTGAGCGAACTGCTTGATCAGTTCCGGTTCTTTCAATCCTACAATCGCACGCGCATGTCCCATCGAAATTGTTCCACGTGAAACAAATTCCTTCACCTCTTCCGGAAGCGTTAGCAGCCGCAAAAAGTTAGCAATATGCGGACGAGATTTTCCAACCTTTAAGGATAGTTCTTCCTGTGTAAGTGAAAACTGATCCATCAGTCCTTGATAGGCAACTGCTATTTCCATAGCGTTCAAATCCTCACGCTGCAGATTTTCAATTAGTGCAATTTCGGTAACCTGTTGATCACTAAAGCTGCGGACAACAGCCGGAATCGTTGCCTTTCCACAGTACTGCGAAGCGCGGAATCTGCGTTCACCAGCAATAATCTCATAGCCTTTAAGTACACTTCGCACTATAATCGGCTGAATAACCCCATGCTGGCGAATGGATTCGGCCAACTCTTGAATGCCCTCTTCATTAAAATCTTTACGAGGCTGGTAAGGATTGGCACGGAGCTGTGAAAGAGGAATTTCCACCACTTTATCATCTTCATTAATGGACAAGGAAGGGATTAGGGCATCCAATCCTTTACCCAAACGCTTACTCATAAGATAACACTTCCTTTGCCAACTCATAATACACTTCCGCACCTTTGGAGCGCCGATCATAAGTGATAATGGATTGTCCGTGAGATGGCGCTTCACTTAACCTGATGTTACGCGGGATAATCGTCCGGTACACTTTTTCCTGAAAATACTTTTTCACTTCTTCAATAACCTGTATCCCGAGATTGGTCCGGGCATCCAGCATTGTCAGCAGGACTCCCTCAATTTGTAAATGAGGATTTAAATTTTTCTGTACCAGTCTGACAGTATTTAAGAGCTGACTTAAACCCTCCAGCGCGTAATATTCACATTGAATTGGAATAATAACGGAGTCAGCCGCAGTCAGCGAATTGATTGTCAGAATGCCCAGAGACGGCGGACAATCGATGATAATATAATCATAATTCTTTTTCACAAGGCCGAGCGCTTTCTTAAGCCGCAATTCTCTTGATATGGTCGATACCAATTCAATCTCCGCGCCTGCCAGCTGAATAGTGGCTGGTATGATGTTAAGACCATCAATTTTCGTCTCAAGGATAGCTTCATGTGGAGGTATGTCATCAATCAGAATATTGTATATACAATTCTCTACATCCGCTTTATTTATGCCTACGCCGCTTGTGGTATTACCCTGCGGATCAATGTCAACAAGCAGTACCCTTTTGCCCAAAGTAGCCAGACCGGCTCCCAGGTTCACAGAAGTCGTTGTTTTACCGACACCGCCTTTTTGATTTGCTATGGCAATAATTTTGGACACTTAATTCACCTCGAATAGTTGGGAAAAATCTTGTAGTCGTTTCACAATGATGATGAGATAGACTGCATTTTTTTGAAGAGTCATACCTTCATGGATAAGTCGCAGAAAAGGCAGCCATTCACCTCAGGGCCGCCTTCAGCTATGCAATCATTTTATCTTTTTGGAATTTGTATAACGATCTCATAATGGTCGCCGCGATCGTTTTCAGAAGTCTTTATTTCCATTCCCGAACCGGTCACCATATCAATCGATTGACGAATCGTGTTGAGTGCCAACCGTACATCTTTTGTATAAGAGATTCGTTTTGTTTTTTTGATTTTGGAGGATTCCTTATAAAAGGCTATTCGCGCTTCGGTCTGCTTTACATTCAATCCTTTGGATATAATTTCTCCAAGCACTTTAAGCTGCATTTCCTCACTATCCAGTGATAATAGCGACCGCGCATGTCTTTCTGTGATTTGCCTTTCCATCAGAGCGGTCTTAACTTCTTCCGGCAGTTGGAGTAACCGGATTTTGTTGGCAATGGTGGATTGGCTTTTGCCGAGCCGCTGCGCGAGACTCTCCTGAGTCAATTGATGCAAATCAATCAGCTTCTGGTAAGCAACAGCTTCTTCAATGGAAGTGAGATTCTCTCGCTGCAAATTCTCAATAAGAGCAATAGAAGCAGCCTGCGAATTGTTGAAATCACGCACGATTGCCGGAATAGTCTCCATCCCCAGCTTCTTAACCGCACGCCAGCGCCGCTCCCCTGCAATGATCTCATAGTGGGAATCTATCATGCGAACGACAATCGGTTGAATCACTCCATGAGTTTTAATCGTCTGGCATAGTTCATCAATCTTCTCATCATCAAAAATTGTACGAGGCTGATAAGGACTGCTGACTACATCATTGACCCGGATTTGCTTGATTTCTTCTCCGCTGCTTCGCTCGGTAAATCCAAACAGTCTGGTGAATTGTTCTTTCATTCCGTTCATTACCACCTAATTTCATTATAGTACGATCTTGACCTTGATTCGGAAAAACAATCGTACAAATCAAAAAACTTTATGCGGATCAGGCACAACTCAGCTCTATGCCGGGCAAATTGCTCCTCTAAATTATCGTTAAAATTCATGAATGACTAAGAGGTGCAATTCGGTTCTAGGTCATAATGCTGCAAGAATGAAAAAACATCAACGTGCCCAGACGGCGCCTTTGGCACCGCATCGTTACTATATTATTCTATCACTTTTCTGTCCATAATCCTATTCTTCATATGGACCTATTTTCCTTCAATATAAACGAATAAACTGCAGTTATATAAGATAACTTCACATTTCCGCATCAGATTCGTAGCTGTAACTATGAGCAATGTTTTGATTTTCGGCTCTGGACCCTGTCCATCCCAACTCTTCTTGATTTAACCGGTGTTTGCGGATGAAATCTGGAGATAGCCTATGCTTTCGAAGCTTACTTTCGTCCAGAAAGTTTTTGAGCGGTCGCAATCGCTCTTTCAGTTCCAAACTTCCCTTTCGCAACCCTCATCCTGATGTCATTTATCATGTTCAGCGTATATAGTTATGTAAAATGTTATTCATTGCAGATATAGGGTCCTCTCCCCTGCTCAACCTACATGGACCGAGAATTCATTCCTATTATAAGCTTACTCTAGCCCTCATGTGGATAGAAAACAGAAGACCGCTCTTTTAAGCGCCAGTTTAAACACTCTGCTAACAATTATATTAAGCCGCCTCCCGTGCGGAAGACGGCCTTTGATTGCCAAACCTCTGTTTCTAAATGTTTCACGTGAAACATTTAGAGAAGAGGAGTTTTAGCAGGTATACCTGCTTTACGTGGATATTTAACCGGTGTAGTGCCGGTCTTGCGGATAATAACAATATGTCTGGCTGAATCCTCAACAGGCAAACTGAACGATTCTACCTTTTCCAATTGACCACGCAGTTCTTTAAGACTGAACTTGGACTCGCTTATTTCCTCCGTAGGATCACTGCCTTTCATGGCGGCGAAAATACCGTCCTTACGTACAAAAGGCAAACAAAACTCATTCAGCAAAGCCATCCTTGCAACCGCGCGCGCTGTAACCAAGTCATATTGATCCCGATGCGAAGCCTGTCTTGCAATGTCCTCTGCCCGGCCATGAATCAGCTCCACCCCTTCCAGCTTAAGCTCGTCACAGACATGCTGGAGAAAAGAAATGCGCTTGCTAAGTGAGTCAACAATGGTCAGCTTTATATGAGGAAATGCAATTTTAAGCGGGATGCCTGGGAACCCTGCTCCGGAGCCAATATCGGCCATCCGTTCAACTGCAGTCATATCTACAAAAAAGGCAAGTGACAGGGAGTCATAAAAATGTTTAGTATATACCTGTTCACGTTCGGTAATGCCTGTGAGATTCATTTTTTCATTCCAGCTAATAAGCTCCCGGTAATAACTCTCAAACTGATCCAGCTTAGAGGAAATTGAGATCCCCTGCTCTTCCAGCCGCCGAGCAAACTGATCTTGAACTGTATCCATAACGGTCTCTTATCCTTTCGCTGCGGTCACCCGGTTATAGTGTTCCAAATGAACTAGCAGGATAGAGATATCAGCCGGTGTCACGCCGGAGATGCGGGATGCCTGACCGATGGAAATCGGACGAATCTTGGCCAGCTTTTGCCGGGCTTCGATGGCCAACCCATGAATATCGCTGTAATCGATGTCATCAGGAAGCTTTTTTTGCTCCATCTTTTGCAGCCGCTCCACATGCTGAAGCTGCTTCTCGATGTAACCGGCATACTTGATTTGAATTTCAACCTGCTCCTTCATTTCCTCATCCAATAGGACCGGCGGCGGAGAAATCCGCTCTACAAATGAATAATCCACTTCCGGCCGGCGCATCAAGATAAGCAGATTGCTGCCGTCGACAATCGGTGCAGATCCTTTTTCTTCCAATGTGGAATTTACTTCGGACGGCTTCACCTTTGTACCCTGCATTCTTTGGATTTCCTGTTCCACCTTCTGCTTCTTATCCATAAAAGCCGCATAACGTTCTTCAGAAATCAAACCGATTTCATAACCAATCGGGGTTAGACGAAGATCGGCATTGTCGTGACGAAGCAGCAGCCGGTACTCTGCCCGGGAAGTAAGCAGACGGTAGGGCTCATTCGTACCCTTGGTCACAAGATCGTCAATCAGCACGCCGATATAGCCCTGGGACCGGTCCAAAATAACCGGTTCTTTCCCCTGCGCCTTGCGGGCAGCATTAATGCCGGCCATCACTCCCTGTCCCGCTGCCTCCTCATACCCGGAAGTACCGTTGATCTGTCCAGCCGTGAACAGACCAGGCAGGCGCTTCGTTTCCAGGCTCGGCCACAGTTGGGTAGGCACCATCGCGTCATATTCAATGGCGTATCCGTTGCGCATCATTTCAACCTTTTCCAGCCCAGGAATCGAGCGCAGAATGGAGAGTTGGACATCTTCAGGCAAGCTGGTAGACAGGCCTTGAACATAATATTCAGCAGTGTTTTTTCCTTCCGGTTCAAGAAATATTTGGTGTTTCGGCTTGTCGCTGAAACGAACTACCTTGTCCTCGATAGAAGGGCAATAACGCGGTCCCGTTCCTTCAATAATGCCGGTAAACATCGGAGCGCGATGCAGATTGCTATTAATAATCGCATGGGTATCCTCCGACGTATAGGTCAGCCAGCAGGGAAGCTGCTCGTTGTCCGACGATTTCGTCTCGTAGGAGAAGAATTTCGGATGCTCATCACCCGGCTGGATTTCCGTCTTGGAGAAGTCAATCGTATCCTTGTGCACACGCGGCGGAGTGCCGGTCTTGAAACGCACCAGTTCAAAGCCCAGCTCACGCAGGTGCTCCGAGAGCTTAACCGAAGGCTGTTGATTATTCGGACCGCTCTCGTAAGTGGTCTCGCCCATAATTACCTTACCCCGCAGATAAGTGCCCGTAGTCAAAATGACGGTTTTACTGCGGTAAATCGTTCCCGTCTTGGTTATCACACCTGCGCAAACACCGTTCTCTACAACGAGCCGTTCTACCATTCCCTGACGCAGCGTCAAATTCGGCGTCTTTTCCATCGTTTCTTTCATTGTATGCTGGTACAGAAACTTATCGGCCTGAGCGCGCAGCGCGTGAACAGCCGGTCCCTTTCCGGTATTAAGCATACGTAGCTGGATGAAAGTCTTATCAATATTGCGGCCCATTTCACCGCCAAGAGCATCGATTTCACGGACGACATGACCTTTGGCCGGTCCACCGATCGACGGGTTGCAGGGCATGAACGCAATCATATCCAAATTGATCGTCACCATTAAGGTAGTGCAGCCCATGCGGGCGGCGGCCAGGGCGGCTTCGCAGCCTGCATGCCCCGCGCCGATGACGATCACGTCATAGCTTCCTCCTTCATAACTCATTACATTTCCTCCTTTATATTAAAAACGGCTCTCTAGCGCCGTATGTCTTATTTTCCTAAGCAAAACTGCGAAAAAATTTGGTCCAGCAGCGAATCAGCCGCCGTATCGCCGACAATCTCTCCAAGCTGTTCCCAGGCAAGCCGGACGTCAATCTGGATCATGTCGATTGGAATCAGCTGTTCCGCTGCTTCGTATGCATCTTGAAGCGACTTATGCGATTTTTTTAACAGCGCGATATGACGCACATTGCTGACATAGGTCAAATCGCCGGACTCCAGCTTGCCTCCGAAGAAGAGTTCGGAAATGGCCTCCTCCAGCCGGTCAAGGCCCTTCTCTTCCAGCACGGACATTGAAACGATAGCAGATTCATCGAAATGCTGCAGCAGCACACTTTTGTCCAATTTCGACGGTAAGTCCATTTTATTCATGATACATAAAACTTGTCTACCGTGGATTTGTTCCATTAAAGTTAATTCATCCTCATGCAGAGGCTCACTGGCATTCAGCACAAGCAGAATAAGATCGGACTCACTGACGGCAGCTTTGGAACGTTCTACCCCAATTTTTTCCACAACATCCATAGTTTCACGGATACCAGCCGTATCCAGCAGCTTAAGCGGAATGTTGTTTATCGTGACGAATTCTTCGATGACATCCCGGGTCGTTCCGGGAATATCCGTCACAATCGCTTTATTTTCTCGGGCCAGCGCATTAAGCAGCGACGATTTTCCGACATTAGGAAGGCCGACAATAGCAGTCGTAATCCCTTCGCGCAGAATTTTTCCTTGAGTCGCTGTCTTAAGCAGCTGGTCAATCCCTGCCATTACTTCACTGCTCTTGTCTTTGACATATTCCGCCGTCAGCAGTTCAACATCATGCTCGGGATAGTCGATATTGACCTCAATATGAGCGAGCAGCTCCAGCAGACTTTGTCTAAGATCCCCGATCCGCTGCGACAATGAACCTCCCACCTGCTTCAGAGCAACGGAAAAAGCGCGATCGGACTTTGAGCGAATGAGGTCAATTACCGCCTCAGCCTGGGACAGATCGATTCGGCCTCCGAGAAATGCCCGCTTGGTAAATTCTCCGGGCTCCGCCAGGCGGATCTGCTGCTGAAGCAGTATATCCATCACTCTGCGCACCGAGATGACACCCCCATGCGTACTGATCTCCACAACATTTTCAGTCGTAAAAGAACGCGGGGCCCTCATGACAGTGACGAGTACTTCTTCCATAATTTCGCCATTGCCAGGACTTACGATATGTCCATAGTGAACGGTGTGACTCTCTGCTTCCGTCAGTGGAATCCGGCTTCGGAACAAAGGTGCTACCTGAGTGATGCTGTCCGGTCCGCTTACCCGGATAATTGCGATTCCTCCCTCGCCGACTGCCGTCGAAACAGCGGCGATTGTATCACTAAACATGTCTACCTTCACCTTTCCTCATCAAATAATCAAGCACCAAATATTCGTTAAAAAAACAATGACCCCTTACAGTGTCAAGGAGTCATTGCGGCTATAGTCTCTACTTCAATGTAATAACGACACGGCGATTCGGCTCTTCGCCCTTGCTGTAGGTGTTCACCTGGCGGTGATCCTGAAGTCTGGAATGGATAATCTTCCGCTCTTGCGACGGCATGGGCTCCAGCACAACTTCCTTGCGGGTACGAACGACCCTGCCTGCCAGACGGTCTGCCAGATCCTCAAGCGTCTTCTTGCGCCGTTGACGGAAATTCTCCGCATCCAGCACAAGACGGATAAAGCTGTCGGAATAACGATTGGCAACGATATTGGCCAAATATTGCAATGCATCGAGAGTTTGTCCTCTTCTGCCAATCAGCAGCCCCAAATCCGGACCGGAGATTTGCAGTGTGTCGGCATCCTTGGAGTGAATGACTTCCACATCTACGTGAAGTCCCATACTCCGGGCGACATCCACTATAAAACGAATGGCCTCCTGATAAGCTTCCTCTACCGGTTTTTCGGAATCCTGGCGGGGTGCGCCCCCGATCGCCTCTCTTGTCGTCTCTGTTTCGTTCTGCTGAGGCAGTGATGGAGCACTCGCCGCTGATACCGGTGCAGGTTCAGGAAGCAAGGTCAGTTCCACCTTCGCGTCCTTCGCACCGATTAATCCCAGGAATCCTCTTGACGGCTGTTCAAGCACGGTGACCGTAACCTTGTCCTTTTCGGCTGCCAACTGGGCAAGTCCGCGCTTTACAGCTTCTTCAATGGTTTTCCCTGTCGCGACGACTTTGTTCATTTGGACTTTTTGGCCTCCTTCAACTTCGCCTTACCACCGCTGTCAGAATCAACGGCTGCCGTTTGGGGAGTGCTATTTCCCCGGTAAAGAAAATAATTCTGACCGATGGTATACAGGTTGCTGAATACCCAGTAAAGCGGCAGTGCGGACGGGAAGTTGTAAGACATAATAAAGATTAAAACCGGATAAACCATCAGCATGAACTGCATAGGGCCCTGCT includes these proteins:
- a CDS encoding response regulator transcription factor, which encodes MQHRVLLVEDDEAISEMVRSYLVKEGYQVESAFDGEAAEHVFRGKGPFDLVLLDLMLPNRSGVDILQSIRKLSLVPVMIVSAKDTDVDKALGLGFGADDYISKPFSMIELAARVKAAIRRAEYASGRGPFEETANPNHSITLGGLMVDFDNFLALKNGEEVKLTAKEFQILKLFMTHPGRVFTKAQIYGMVWEDEYYGDENVINVHMRRLREKIEDDPSHPVYIKTLWGIGYKLGDAVQ
- a CDS encoding DUF951 domain-containing protein translates to MERKNFQLGDIVQMKKPHPCGTNEMEVIRMGMDIRIKCTGCQHSVLIPRAKFEKNLKKVLRSAEKKVDNN
- a CDS encoding mechanosensitive ion channel family protein; translation: MRHWLGWLLSADTPEGTVNQAVDKAVQFRDKIWNWVTDADMWANVLFAGLRIIFIFILTRIIIKVVYGVIDRSLERKSSRGLLANTRRFSTVGELLKNTVTIVCNFIMILIILSEFHFELAPLLASASVLGLAIGFGAQSLVKDVITGFFIILEDQFAVGDVIATGGFKGTVEMIGLRTTKLLGINGEMYIIPNGTIANVTNYSMANALAVVDVPVKIEQSLEETMGIIRQALQGIEERNNNVVAFPNVLGIQSMSTSEYVVRVTANTLPNKREAAQRQIQSDIKKALEQQALKAAERARQEQAEAEAKAHPESETQSGAKVLADEELSVPTSEQQTARKAARTGLLEQAAGEAKEKGGKPDGT
- a CDS encoding DUF3343 domain-containing protein, yielding MNEELLIAFDSTQQALRAEMLLEYAEIEIDTCPTPKDITAGCAMSIQFFRRELAKVEQIIKEETIEIRGIYGRDEHDGGYRLISE
- the yyaC gene encoding spore protease YyaC — encoded protein: MYYSSNPMPLQEMSCLKISHTDPEIYSAIIHRLLFHFSRARAGAQIVVVCIGTDRSTGDALGPLVGTALSRFHSPQFSLYGTLDNPVHAVNLEETLNLIRERHDNPYIIGIDACLGHSTSVGSIQVVEGPLRPGAGVNKQLPPVGDIHLTGIVNVGGFMEYFVLQNTRLSLVMKLSEIIASSLFSAMKQWHVHSKSAAAQE
- a CDS encoding DUF4446 family protein codes for the protein MSEMNQFLGDQLQWFIPGIAILLLLMFILILAQGSKLRSMRRKYDAMMSGTGIEDLESLLVDLKTQNDLLEETQQLQKKAIEALQLKLQGIKGHIALKRYNAFGDRGNDLSFSLAILDDHRTGMVLTSLHNRDNSYIYAKTLNAGEPQYPLSPEEQEVVTLALQRI
- a CDS encoding aminotransferase class V-fold PLP-dependent enzyme translates to MNEFVYLDHAATSWPKPPEVVQAMMDALQHAGANAGRGNYSLAMGTGRVLVRARMALAELFGVANAQDIAFTHNTTMSLNMAIQGTLRPGDHVISTMTEHNSVRRPLEYLRRTKGVEVDYLKVDLEGQLDLQELKKTFKSNTRMVICSHSSNLLGSILPIGEIGNMAKAYGAVFLVDAAQSAGSLDIDVGKMNIDLLAFPGHKGLLGPQGTGGLYISPELDLEPLMHGGTGSQSENSEQPNVRPDKYEAGTQNTVGIAGLLAGVQKVQSLGTENIRKHEWNLIQSLMEGMRDISGMRFLGPAEGVPRTGLLSFVIEGEESAQIAHRLDREYGIAVRAGMHCTPLAHKAAGTLQSGAVRVSVGVDTTEQDVGMMLHAMRELYSGRRSR
- a CDS encoding ParB/RepB/Spo0J family partition protein, with amino-acid sequence MSKRLGKGLDALIPSLSINEDDKVVEIPLSQLRANPYQPRKDFNEEGIQELAESIRQHGVIQPIIVRSVLKGYEIIAGERRFRASQYCGKATIPAVVRSFSDQQVTEIALIENLQREDLNAMEIAVAYQGLMDQFSLTQEELSLKVGKSRPHIANFLRLLTLPEEVKEFVSRGTISMGHARAIVGLKEPELIKQFAQQCVDQQWSVRELEEAVKNLDRKPSGGVKTKVVKRDPYIDNVEEILRERFKTTVKIKQGKDKGKIELNYYSAQDLERLLELLGN
- a CDS encoding ParA family protein, with the translated sequence MSKIIAIANQKGGVGKTTTSVNLGAGLATLGKRVLLVDIDPQGNTTSGVGINKADVENCIYNILIDDIPPHEAILETKIDGLNIIPATIQLAGAEIELVSTISRELRLKKALGLVKKNYDYIIIDCPPSLGILTINSLTAADSVIIPIQCEYYALEGLSQLLNTVRLVQKNLNPHLQIEGVLLTMLDARTNLGIQVIEEVKKYFQEKVYRTIIPRNIRLSEAPSHGQSIITYDRRSKGAEVYYELAKEVLSYE